A single genomic interval of Lacrimispora sphenoides JCM 1415 harbors:
- the mtnA gene encoding S-methyl-5-thioribose-1-phosphate isomerase produces MSEETKKSIMDYDTVALDEENNALVIIDQTQLPYHTEILSLTKQEDIWNAIYLLQVRGAPAIGVAAAIGIYLAAREIKADGFEDFYTEFQKAKDYLDSARPTAVNLSWALKRMEQVVLKNKEKTVPEIVEILHKEAIEIREEDIWVCKMIGEYGLSLVKPGDGLLTHCNAGQLATVKYGTATAPMYLGHEKGYNFRIFSDETRPLLQGARLTSFELKESGLDVTVICDNMSATVMRNGWVDAVFVGCDRVAANGDTANKIGTSMVALAAKRYGVPMYICAPTSTIDMNTLTGKEIHIEERPAEEVVEMWYKKRMAPEGVKVFNPAFDVTDNDLIAGIVTEYGIARAPYTESLKEIFRRKEEALKAKEM; encoded by the coding sequence ATGAGCGAAGAAACTAAAAAATCCATCATGGACTATGATACCGTTGCCCTTGATGAAGAGAACAATGCCCTGGTCATCATAGACCAGACGCAGCTTCCGTATCATACGGAAATCCTTTCCCTGACAAAACAGGAGGATATCTGGAATGCAATCTATCTTCTTCAGGTAAGAGGGGCACCTGCCATCGGTGTGGCGGCAGCCATTGGCATCTATCTGGCTGCAAGAGAGATCAAAGCAGATGGTTTTGAGGATTTTTATACGGAATTTCAAAAAGCAAAGGACTATCTTGATTCCGCACGTCCCACTGCCGTCAATTTATCATGGGCACTTAAACGGATGGAACAGGTGGTTTTGAAAAATAAAGAGAAAACTGTTCCTGAGATCGTTGAGATTCTTCATAAAGAGGCGATAGAGATCCGGGAAGAAGATATCTGGGTCTGCAAGATGATCGGGGAATATGGTCTGTCTCTTGTAAAGCCTGGCGACGGCCTTCTGACCCACTGCAATGCCGGGCAGCTGGCAACGGTAAAGTACGGAACTGCAACAGCTCCCATGTATCTGGGACACGAAAAGGGCTATAACTTCCGCATCTTTTCGGACGAGACAAGACCCCTTCTTCAGGGAGCGAGACTGACCTCTTTCGAATTAAAGGAGTCTGGTCTTGACGTCACAGTGATTTGCGACAACATGTCAGCGACCGTCATGAGAAATGGCTGGGTCGATGCCGTATTTGTAGGCTGCGACCGGGTGGCTGCCAACGGGGATACTGCAAATAAGATCGGAACCTCCATGGTAGCACTGGCGGCCAAACGCTACGGTGTGCCCATGTATATCTGCGCCCCAACCTCCACCATTGATATGAACACTCTTACCGGCAAGGAGATCCACATTGAGGAACGTCCGGCAGAGGAAGTGGTGGAAATGTGGTATAAAAAACGGATGGCACCGGAAGGCGTAAAGGTATTTAATCCTGCATTTGATGTGACTGATAATGATTTAATCGCAGGAATCGTGACGGAATACGGGATCGCCAGAGCACCCTATACAGAATCATTAAAAGAAATATTCAGGAGAAAGGAAGAAGCCCTGAAAGCAAAGGAAATGTAA
- a CDS encoding ABC transporter permease, translating into MSGAEKVKKKRNVGDFVTKWGTIATMLIMFILFTFGNWSKDTGASMFLTQSNMITILRAVSITTIIAIGLTFALAVNGMDLSIGATAQFANVFVMTCFVWHNINIGVSIILTVLICLSVAVINSILIVKFKIPDMVAALSVMFMYQGVSMTYSKGGAITERMTRADGTQAPGLVPEAFRALGKEPWLIIIMICVVLFAYFFLNYTKHGRYMYAVGGNPEAAQLSGIPVAKYKILAYFLSAVFASIGGICLAARVGTAQISAGDSYLMPSVCAAYIGFSVLGAGKANAFGTFAGAVLVGMLENGLIMMSVPYYAMNIIKGAVLAIALAMTYASGKTKNVN; encoded by the coding sequence ATGTCTGGGGCAGAGAAGGTAAAAAAGAAAAGGAACGTCGGGGATTTTGTGACAAAATGGGGTACCATCGCAACGATGCTTATCATGTTCATCCTGTTTACGTTTGGAAACTGGAGCAAGGATACGGGAGCGAGCATGTTTCTGACCCAGTCTAATATGATCACGATCCTCCGTGCGGTATCCATCACCACCATCATCGCAATCGGTCTTACGTTTGCCCTGGCGGTAAACGGCATGGATCTTTCCATTGGAGCTACGGCTCAGTTTGCCAATGTTTTTGTTATGACATGCTTTGTATGGCACAACATCAATATAGGTGTTTCCATCATTCTTACGGTGCTCATATGCTTAAGCGTTGCAGTCATCAACAGCATTTTGATCGTTAAATTCAAGATACCGGATATGGTTGCGGCACTTTCCGTAATGTTTATGTATCAGGGAGTTTCCATGACCTATTCCAAGGGCGGCGCCATCACAGAGCGTATGACCCGCGCCGATGGGACCCAGGCTCCCGGCCTTGTTCCCGAAGCCTTCCGGGCATTGGGAAAGGAACCATGGCTGATCATCATCATGATCTGCGTGGTACTGTTTGCATACTTTTTCTTGAATTACACCAAACACGGCAGATACATGTATGCGGTAGGAGGAAATCCTGAGGCAGCCCAGCTTTCCGGAATTCCGGTAGCAAAGTATAAGATCCTTGCATACTTTCTGTCAGCTGTCTTTGCGTCAATCGGCGGAATCTGTCTGGCAGCACGTGTAGGAACGGCGCAGATTTCAGCAGGTGATTCGTACTTAATGCCATCTGTATGCGCAGCCTATATCGGGTTTTCTGTATTGGGCGCCGGAAAAGCCAATGCTTTTGGTACCTTTGCGGGAGCGGTTCTTGTGGGTATGCTGGAGAATGGCCTTATCATGATGTCCGTGCCTTATTATGCTATGAACATCATTAAGGGTGCAGTCCTTGCCATTGCCCTTGCCATGACCTATGCAAGCGGCAAGACAAAAAATGTAAACTAA
- the mtnK gene encoding S-methyl-5-thioribose kinase → MSKYDSYFLMKAEEVPDYVKEKLTYFDADARLECKEIGDGNLNYVFRVKDPASGKTIIVKQAGEALRISAEMHVSTDRGRIEAKILGIQDSYAPGLVPKVYLYDGTMCAMVMEDMIGHTMMRTGLLKHETYPKFADHVTTFMVNSLLRTTDVVLGHKEKKELVKSFINPDLCEISEDLVYSEPFIDYNHRNNVFPPNAEFVKKELYEDQALHLEAAKLKFEFMNNAQSLIHGDLHTGSVFINKEHTYIFDPEFAFFGPMGYDIGNVIANMFFAWCNGDATIEDEKEKEEFCGWCLSTISDIVDLFIEKYNKVFDEHVTETMAKVPGFKEWYLEGILSDTAGVAGLESIRRTVGMANVIDITTIPDEEKRARAEKIVITLAKNYIMNRRSFQSGADYLNAIKEAIGKFESR, encoded by the coding sequence ATGTCTAAATACGACAGTTATTTTTTGATGAAAGCGGAAGAGGTGCCGGATTATGTTAAGGAGAAGCTTACCTATTTTGATGCGGATGCCAGGCTGGAATGTAAGGAGATCGGAGACGGAAACTTAAACTACGTATTTCGTGTAAAGGATCCTGCAAGCGGGAAAACCATCATCGTGAAGCAGGCAGGAGAAGCGCTTCGTATTTCAGCAGAAATGCATGTTTCCACCGACCGCGGAAGAATTGAAGCAAAGATTCTTGGAATCCAGGATTCTTATGCACCGGGACTGGTTCCAAAGGTTTACCTCTATGACGGAACCATGTGTGCCATGGTTATGGAGGATATGATCGGTCATACCATGATGCGTACCGGTCTGTTAAAGCATGAGACTTATCCCAAATTTGCAGATCATGTGACCACTTTTATGGTTAATTCCCTTCTGCGTACAACGGATGTTGTCCTGGGACACAAAGAGAAAAAAGAGCTGGTTAAAAGCTTTATCAATCCGGACCTGTGCGAGATTTCAGAGGACTTAGTATACAGCGAACCCTTTATTGATTACAACCACAGGAACAATGTATTTCCGCCCAATGCAGAATTTGTAAAGAAGGAACTGTATGAGGATCAGGCTTTGCATCTGGAAGCGGCCAAGCTGAAATTTGAGTTCATGAACAATGCCCAGTCTCTGATTCATGGAGATTTACATACTGGCTCTGTGTTTATCAATAAAGAGCACACTTACATCTTTGATCCGGAATTTGCCTTCTTCGGCCCCATGGGCTATGATATCGGCAATGTCATTGCAAATATGTTTTTTGCATGGTGCAACGGCGATGCTACCATAGAAGATGAAAAGGAAAAAGAGGAGTTCTGCGGCTGGTGCCTAAGTACGATTTCCGACATTGTGGACTTATTCATTGAAAAATACAATAAGGTTTTTGATGAGCACGTAACGGAAACCATGGCAAAGGTCCCAGGGTTTAAAGAGTGGTATCTGGAAGGCATCCTTTCCGATACTGCAGGTGTGGCCGGACTTGAATCCATCCGCCGGACCGTAGGAATGGCTAATGTCATTGATATTACCACAATTCCCGATGAGGAAAAACGGGCCAGGGCCGAAAAGATCGTCATTACGCTGGCAAAGAATTATATCATGAACCGCCGCAGTTTCCAGAGCGGAGCGGATTACTTGAATGCAATAAAAGAGGCAATAGGTAAGTTTGAAAGCCGGTAA
- a CDS encoding HAD-IIB family hydrolase has product MKCAVSDFDRTLYIDGCISAKNLNAVGDWQAAGNRFVIATGRNESSVRVFLEKYSIKPDALILNNGALLLDETGKELFCRTIDDQTAREVLWYLHGLGEEGSGVSMRNGKVNVLSSSGATTQKPCDGQVSIDQIHSLKEIIQIHRRRQDLQWIRTLCARLNERFPLISAYANVWNGDIVAKGVNKSAAVKWISRYWGGFDEIRTIGDSFNDLQMINDYGGATLRSGDPEVQATASLIVEDVAEYLSMP; this is encoded by the coding sequence ATGAAATGTGCTGTAAGTGACTTTGACAGGACCTTATATATAGATGGCTGTATCAGTGCCAAAAACTTAAACGCGGTTGGTGATTGGCAGGCAGCAGGAAACCGGTTTGTCATTGCCACAGGACGCAATGAGTCTTCAGTCCGTGTGTTTTTGGAGAAGTATTCGATAAAGCCTGATGCCCTTATATTAAACAATGGCGCTCTCTTGTTAGATGAAACGGGAAAAGAGCTGTTTTGCAGGACCATAGATGATCAAACGGCCAGAGAAGTGCTATGGTACCTTCACGGTCTGGGTGAAGAAGGAAGCGGTGTATCCATGCGAAACGGAAAGGTGAATGTGCTCTCAAGCTCCGGAGCTACCACCCAAAAGCCCTGTGACGGGCAGGTTTCCATAGACCAGATCCATAGCCTGAAAGAGATCATCCAGATTCACAGGCGCAGGCAGGATTTGCAGTGGATCCGAACGCTGTGTGCCCGGCTGAACGAGCGGTTCCCTTTGATATCCGCATACGCCAATGTCTGGAATGGGGATATCGTGGCAAAGGGCGTGAACAAGTCGGCGGCTGTGAAGTGGATCTCCAGGTATTGGGGCGGGTTTGATGAAATCAGGACCATTGGCGACAGTTTCAATGACTTACAGATGATTAATGATTATGGCGGTGCGACCCTGCGAAGCGGGGATCCTGAGGTTCAGGCAACTGCCTCATTGATAGTAGAAGATGTGGCAGAATATTTATCAATGCCTTAA
- a CDS encoding class-II fumarase/aspartase family protein gives MRAFYDSKSKLDDRGIKRLLSETFKYETWLKVEAALALSQAEEGFIPMEAAKDIGAVRFEDLDLEEMDRIKAKVGHGFVPFVKVLVKACSDEGGKYVHYGVTTQNIQQTSQLYIAKQVNSVFKSFLADILENLGRLALDHADTVMAGRTHGRHAIPITYGYKVSVWISELMNTLERLEESEKRVFVAMMGGAVGGFNSTGLVGRKIQNRVAHKLGMGSMDVPSRNMSQMKLEYLMNLSLLCNTFHKMAEEVYYTGVEEFSEVSESFTPGTIGSSTMPQKINPKLAKGIIANSQKLYSLPSVGLYSAVRMFEGDSSSYMLFEGIMEEGLQLTTEVLIRAEELSRTLQINKERMLKNVNLNQGLDNSELVMMNVAEKIGKDRAHELMYEKAMMVELEGNDYYHVLTEDETLASMFTADELKSMIDPANYTGLCSVLAEEMAQKALIGAKKLKEKLESEKKNGVTEAAAGE, from the coding sequence ATGAGAGCTTTCTATGATTCTAAGAGTAAACTGGATGACAGAGGGATTAAAAGACTGTTAAGTGAAACATTCAAATATGAGACGTGGCTAAAAGTGGAGGCTGCCCTGGCTCTTTCCCAGGCAGAGGAAGGCTTCATACCGATGGAAGCTGCTAAGGACATTGGGGCGGTCCGGTTTGAAGATCTGGATCTTGAGGAAATGGACCGGATCAAGGCAAAGGTGGGCCATGGGTTTGTCCCCTTTGTAAAGGTGCTGGTGAAGGCCTGCAGTGACGAGGGCGGAAAATATGTCCACTACGGGGTTACGACCCAGAACATCCAGCAGACTTCCCAACTTTATATCGCAAAGCAGGTAAATTCTGTTTTCAAAAGCTTTCTTGCAGATATCCTGGAAAATCTGGGCAGGCTGGCTTTAGACCATGCAGATACAGTCATGGCTGGGAGAACCCATGGCAGGCATGCCATACCCATTACCTATGGATATAAGGTTTCCGTCTGGATCAGCGAGCTGATGAACACTCTGGAACGGCTGGAGGAAAGCGAGAAACGGGTGTTTGTAGCCATGATGGGAGGGGCAGTAGGAGGTTTTAATTCTACGGGTCTTGTTGGCCGCAAAATCCAGAATCGGGTTGCCCATAAACTGGGTATGGGCTCTATGGACGTGCCCAGCCGGAACATGAGTCAGATGAAACTGGAATATTTAATGAATCTGTCTCTTCTATGTAATACGTTTCACAAAATGGCGGAAGAGGTTTATTATACCGGCGTTGAAGAATTTTCTGAGGTCAGCGAATCCTTTACCCCGGGAACCATCGGCAGCTCCACCATGCCCCAGAAGATCAATCCCAAGTTAGCCAAGGGGATTATCGCTAATTCCCAAAAGCTTTACTCCCTTCCCTCTGTCGGGCTTTATTCTGCAGTGCGGATGTTTGAAGGGGACAGCAGCTCCTATATGCTGTTTGAAGGAATTATGGAGGAAGGCCTTCAGCTGACGACCGAGGTCCTTATAAGAGCCGAAGAACTAAGCCGCACCCTGCAGATCAACAAAGAGCGGATGCTTAAAAATGTGAATTTAAATCAGGGCCTTGATAACAGCGAACTGGTAATGATGAATGTGGCTGAAAAAATCGGCAAGGACAGAGCTCATGAACTCATGTATGAAAAAGCCATGATGGTGGAGCTGGAAGGAAATGATTATTATCATGTGCTGACTGAGGATGAAACCCTTGCCTCCATGTTTACGGCAGATGAATTAAAATCCATGATCGACCCCGCAAACTACACAGGGCTCTGCAGCGTGCTTGCAGAGGAGATGGCCCAGAAGGCTCTTATAGGAGCAAAGAAGCTGAAGGAAAAGCTGGAGTCAGAAAAGAAAAACGGCGTTACGGAAGCTGCGGCTGGCGAATAA
- a CDS encoding 6-phospho-alpha-glucosidase yields MRKQHVITISGAGSARVPALVGTLVNYKERFPLSKIIFYDIDKERMGLMEAYDRLVLKSYYSECEVVFTTDEDEAYRDVDFIFCQMRVGKTMMRSLDEKIPLRYGLVGQETCGPGGFAYGMRSLGAMKEMVEKVRSYSKDTWILNYTNPAAIVALGLDRLFPDDKRILNLCDQPFSLMKSYSKILGVPQERLRARYFGLNHFGWFTELTDTEGKDYFDTLRSYLKDHDFKPFNAEQRSKSWLDTYVRVNKYMRLIDEYIPTTYMQYYMFPDEIVEESDPDYTRADESRDSREKEVFELCARAVGKDNMDGLEMLTNSVFGNLMVEVAESIAYDLNKEFIVMVKNQGIIDNFEPEAIVEVAGTIGKDGAKGYPFGPIKPYYKGLMEGQYAYELLTVEAFLEKDYTKALMALTLNRTVVDPSKAKAVLDDLMAANKDYWTLR; encoded by the coding sequence ATGAGAAAACAACATGTGATTACAATTTCCGGAGCGGGGAGTGCCCGCGTTCCGGCACTTGTGGGTACGCTGGTCAATTATAAGGAACGTTTTCCCCTTTCAAAAATTATTTTTTATGATATAGATAAAGAACGCATGGGATTAATGGAGGCTTACGACCGTCTGGTATTAAAATCCTATTATTCGGAATGTGAGGTGGTATTTACAACGGATGAGGATGAAGCTTACAGGGATGTTGACTTTATCTTCTGTCAGATGCGGGTAGGAAAGACAATGATGCGCTCCCTGGATGAAAAGATTCCCCTGCGCTACGGGCTGGTCGGGCAGGAGACCTGCGGTCCAGGCGGATTTGCTTACGGGATGCGTTCTCTGGGAGCCATGAAGGAGATGGTGGAAAAGGTCCGTTCCTATTCTAAGGACACCTGGATTTTAAATTATACCAATCCTGCCGCTATTGTGGCATTGGGACTTGACAGGCTGTTTCCTGATGATAAGCGTATTTTAAACCTGTGCGACCAGCCTTTTTCCTTGATGAAAAGCTACTCCAAAATTCTTGGAGTGCCCCAGGAAAGACTTCGGGCACGTTACTTTGGACTGAATCATTTCGGATGGTTTACGGAGCTTACGGACACGGAGGGAAAGGATTACTTTGACACACTGCGGTCTTATTTAAAAGATCACGACTTTAAGCCCTTTAATGCGGAGCAGCGATCAAAATCATGGCTGGATACCTATGTAAGGGTGAACAAATACATGAGATTAATAGATGAATATATTCCTACCACCTATATGCAGTATTACATGTTTCCCGATGAAATCGTGGAGGAAAGCGACCCGGATTACACCCGTGCCGATGAATCCCGGGATTCCAGGGAAAAGGAAGTGTTTGAACTTTGCGCCAGGGCTGTTGGGAAAGACAACATGGATGGACTGGAAATGCTGACCAACAGTGTGTTTGGAAACCTGATGGTGGAGGTTGCGGAATCCATTGCCTATGATCTGAATAAGGAATTTATTGTGATGGTGAAAAACCAGGGGATCATTGATAATTTTGAACCGGAGGCAATTGTAGAGGTGGCAGGAACCATTGGAAAAGACGGAGCAAAGGGGTATCCCTTTGGGCCCATAAAGCCCTATTACAAGGGACTGATGGAAGGCCAGTATGCCTATGAGCTTCTGACTGTGGAAGCATTTTTGGAAAAAGATTATACAAAGGCATTGATGGCGCTGACGCTGAACCGTACGGTTGTGGACCCTTCCAAGGCAAAAGCGGTGTTAGATGACCTGATGGCTGCAAATAAAGATTATTGGACGTTAAGGTAG
- a CDS encoding sugar ABC transporter ATP-binding protein has product MTEVKLEMKDISIEFPGVKALDGVDFGLKSGTIHALVGANGAGKSTLMKVLAGVNTHYTGQIYVGGEPVEIRCPKDAKNLGIEIVFQEVDTALIPYLSVAENVMFNTLVNKMGRKQIVHWKEIRQAAETVLKKLNVDVDINKKVSGLTLAQKQMVLIARCVAEKCRFLILDEPTAPLSNSETLELFRVVRELAKENVGVVFISHRLSELYEICENITIMRDGKLVTELPLSRELEVNTLVEYMLGRSYEDNYIKKKCEIGGPLLEIENLSEREGKVKDINMTVCKGEIIGVAGLVGAGKTELCKTLFSAYQQSGGTMKLNGKVIKAKGPTQAVKHGLALVPEERRKEGVLISDPVVSNISVAAMEKYTNRLSVVNKKREKVDAKNMIRDLGIKTPSENQVVALLSGGNQQKVVVGKWLNKDSEVYIFDEPTKGIDVGAKQDMYELIEGLAARGKGIIYATCEFQEILSICDRIYVMYDGEIIKELNAADTNEKELLYYSTGGK; this is encoded by the coding sequence ATGACCGAAGTAAAACTTGAAATGAAAGATATATCCATCGAATTTCCTGGAGTTAAGGCTTTGGATGGAGTTGATTTTGGTCTGAAAAGTGGTACGATTCATGCGCTTGTGGGTGCCAATGGCGCAGGTAAGTCCACCTTAATGAAAGTGCTTGCCGGTGTCAATACGCATTATACAGGACAAATTTACGTTGGAGGGGAACCGGTGGAAATCCGGTGCCCCAAAGACGCTAAAAATCTTGGGATAGAAATCGTATTTCAGGAAGTTGACACCGCGCTGATTCCCTATCTGTCCGTGGCTGAGAATGTAATGTTCAACACGCTGGTCAATAAAATGGGGCGAAAGCAAATCGTGCACTGGAAAGAGATCAGGCAGGCAGCAGAAACGGTATTAAAGAAATTAAATGTAGATGTGGATATTAATAAAAAGGTATCAGGACTTACCCTGGCACAAAAACAGATGGTACTCATAGCCAGATGCGTGGCTGAAAAGTGCCGGTTCCTGATTTTGGATGAGCCCACGGCCCCTCTATCCAATTCCGAGACACTGGAATTGTTCCGGGTGGTGCGTGAGTTAGCGAAAGAGAATGTGGGAGTTGTGTTTATTTCCCACCGGTTAAGTGAGCTTTACGAGATTTGTGAAAATATTACCATTATGAGAGACGGTAAACTGGTGACTGAACTGCCGCTTTCTAGAGAACTGGAAGTAAATACTCTTGTCGAATATATGTTAGGCCGTAGCTATGAGGATAATTACATCAAGAAAAAGTGCGAGATCGGCGGGCCGTTGCTTGAGATAGAAAACCTTTCCGAAAGGGAAGGCAAAGTAAAAGATATCAACATGACCGTTTGCAAAGGGGAGATTATCGGCGTGGCAGGCTTGGTGGGCGCTGGCAAAACAGAGCTTTGCAAGACCCTGTTCTCCGCTTACCAGCAGTCAGGCGGCACCATGAAGTTAAACGGAAAAGTGATCAAGGCAAAAGGGCCTACCCAGGCCGTGAAACATGGGCTTGCACTGGTTCCGGAGGAGCGGAGAAAAGAAGGTGTCCTGATTTCAGACCCGGTAGTTTCCAATATCTCTGTGGCAGCCATGGAAAAATATACGAACCGCCTTTCTGTAGTAAACAAGAAACGGGAAAAAGTGGACGCCAAAAATATGATACGCGACCTTGGAATTAAGACCCCCTCCGAGAACCAGGTTGTCGCCCTGCTGTCCGGCGGAAACCAGCAGAAGGTTGTCGTTGGTAAATGGCTGAATAAGGATTCAGAGGTTTATATTTTTGACGAGCCGACCAAAGGGATCGACGTGGGGGCCAAGCAGGATATGTATGAGTTAATAGAAGGCTTGGCAGCCAGGGGAAAAGGTATTATTTATGCCACCTGCGAATTCCAGGAAATATTAAGTATCTGCGACCGCATCTATGTGATGTATGACGGAGAAATCATTAAAGAATTAAATGCAGCAGATACGAACGAAAAAGAACTGCTTTACTATTCGACAGGAGGTAAATGA
- the nagA gene encoding N-acetylglucosamine-6-phosphate deacetylase → MVLYSKHIILENQEFDGFLEMEHGKIKALHKDYTGQYEDFSDFVILPGFIDIHIHGWATGSFWFEKSADALKEMCRTLPYAGVTSYLATTGADTIPEIERCIKAADDACEADYPGAEMLGVHLEGPFINPLYRGMQREECCILPSLKVMEDIYNSFRNKELCRYMTIAVEQDGAREVLEFCKEKGIQTSVGHSGATFSQIKEIKDAGIGGFTHTFSGMRGFHHRELGVAGAALYFDDMMCEFAKQTGMTVSHEAFDIAFRIKGSKRIIMTTDCSGLAQTRTEFDHYVRKMKFIKEGDKVRISHYDGREEWMDPKDYQAVRELELGYIGSIQNMARHTSVDWFDIMRMTSLNPARYIHADDRKGSIEPGKDADLTIVDSNLNLVSVFCRGKEIRE, encoded by the coding sequence ATGGTACTTTATTCAAAGCATATAATTCTTGAAAATCAGGAATTTGACGGATTTTTAGAGATGGAACATGGGAAAATAAAGGCGCTGCATAAGGATTATACAGGGCAATACGAAGATTTTTCTGATTTTGTCATTTTGCCCGGATTCATTGATATCCATATCCATGGATGGGCGACAGGCTCTTTCTGGTTTGAGAAGAGTGCAGACGCATTAAAAGAAATGTGCCGCACCCTTCCCTATGCAGGAGTTACTTCTTATTTGGCGACCACGGGAGCGGATACCATTCCGGAAATCGAGCGCTGCATCAAGGCTGCGGATGATGCCTGTGAGGCGGATTATCCGGGAGCTGAGATGTTAGGAGTTCATCTGGAGGGGCCTTTTATCAATCCCCTTTACCGGGGGATGCAGAGGGAAGAGTGCTGCATACTTCCAAGCCTTAAGGTGATGGAGGACATCTATAACAGCTTCCGGAACAAAGAGCTTTGCCGGTATATGACCATTGCGGTGGAACAGGATGGGGCAAGAGAGGTACTGGAATTCTGCAAAGAGAAAGGAATACAGACCTCTGTCGGCCACAGCGGAGCCACCTTTTCCCAGATCAAAGAGATAAAGGATGCCGGCATCGGCGGTTTTACCCATACCTTCAGCGGAATGCGTGGGTTCCATCACCGGGAGCTGGGAGTGGCGGGAGCTGCCCTGTATTTTGATGATATGATGTGTGAATTTGCCAAGCAGACAGGTATGACTGTGTCTCATGAGGCCTTTGACATCGCTTTCCGGATCAAAGGCAGCAAACGCATTATCATGACTACGGATTGCAGCGGTCTTGCCCAGACCCGGACGGAATTTGATCATTATGTCAGGAAAATGAAATTTATAAAGGAGGGAGATAAAGTACGGATATCTCACTATGACGGCAGGGAGGAATGGATGGACCCTAAGGATTATCAGGCAGTCAGAGAACTGGAGTTAGGTTACATAGGCTCCATTCAGAACATGGCCAGACATACCTCTGTGGATTGGTTTGATATCATGAGGATGACCAGCTTAAATCCTGCCCGGTATATTCATGCAGATGACAGGAAGGGCAGCATAGAACCCGGCAAGGATGCGGACCTAACGATCGTGGATTCAAATTTGAATCTGGTCAGCGTATTTTGCCGTGGAAAGGAGATACGGGAATAG
- a CDS encoding sugar ABC transporter substrate-binding protein, with translation MKKRLAMVLAAAMVLSTTACGSSGTAATAAPASTEAKTEAAKTEPATTAEKVENAQSTGSLAGKKIAVVRNLAAGDHTQQFLDGCVSEGKKFGWTVDTFVTDGDDAKAQETVAQVIAKDYQGIIVSHGQLSYSYDMLKPARDKGMEVVTFDTMPFKGGDASGELLSGVTSTAQNDQALAELSLGYMMKEFEAKGGKYPMKVLKTFMGPGIPPLDRRNEIYTKLEAEGKIQTLEVIAPSDSANARGDMTNKTAAILPKYPEGSVDAIWGCYDELAKGVLQALNDAGRTDIPMYTIDVSNDDIQLMVKNPDVWKSTAAVDPKLIGIVDARLLALKFMGEETPDYFNLNACNIETTQLGVQTTMSDLSSIIDGWGDAEDPKGALYTDTIKNKYVN, from the coding sequence ATGAAAAAGAGGTTAGCAATGGTGCTTGCGGCAGCAATGGTATTGTCAACAACTGCATGCGGCAGCAGCGGCACAGCAGCAACAGCTGCACCGGCATCCACAGAAGCAAAGACGGAAGCAGCTAAGACGGAACCGGCGACTACAGCGGAGAAGGTAGAAAACGCCCAGTCCACAGGCTCTCTGGCAGGAAAGAAAATCGCCGTTGTGCGGAACCTGGCAGCAGGAGACCATACCCAGCAGTTTTTAGATGGCTGTGTATCCGAGGGGAAGAAGTTTGGCTGGACCGTAGACACTTTTGTAACGGACGGCGATGATGCAAAGGCTCAGGAGACTGTGGCTCAGGTTATTGCAAAAGATTATCAGGGAATTATCGTATCTCACGGACAGCTGTCTTATTCCTATGATATGTTAAAGCCTGCCAGAGACAAAGGCATGGAGGTTGTTACCTTTGATACCATGCCATTTAAGGGCGGCGATGCAAGCGGCGAGCTTCTTTCCGGAGTGACTTCTACCGCTCAGAACGATCAGGCGCTGGCCGAGCTTTCCCTTGGTTACATGATGAAAGAGTTTGAAGCGAAAGGCGGAAAGTACCCAATGAAAGTTTTAAAGACCTTCATGGGCCCTGGAATCCCTCCGTTAGACAGACGTAACGAAATCTATACCAAGCTGGAAGCAGAAGGCAAGATCCAGACTCTGGAAGTGATTGCACCATCTGATTCAGCCAATGCCCGCGGCGATATGACCAATAAGACAGCTGCTATTCTTCCCAAATATCCGGAAGGTTCCGTAGATGCCATCTGGGGCTGCTACGATGAGCTGGCAAAGGGTGTATTACAGGCATTAAACGATGCAGGACGTACCGATATCCCAATGTACACCATTGACGTATCCAACGATGACATTCAGTTAATGGTAAAGAATCCTGACGTGTGGAAATCTACCGCAGCCGTTGATCCGAAACTGATCGGTATTGTAGATGCCCGTCTTTTAGCTCTTAAATTTATGGGAGAAGAAACACCGGATTACTTTAACTTAAATGCATGCAACATCGAAACAACCCAGCTGGGTGTTCAGACAACCATGAGTGATTTGAGCAGCATCATTGATGGATGGGGCGATGCCGAAGATCCTAAGGGCGCTCTTTATACTGATACAATCAAGAACAAATATGTAAATTAA